AAATTAAAAGCAAGCATCTCCTGTGGTGTTCTATGGAAGACATGCATATATAAGCTTACTAAGTGCAAATTTGTGGGGGGGGTTGTGTGTCTTTCAGCTATTGGTAATGCCTACGCTTTGCTGAGTAACGCTGAGAAACGAAGGCAGTATGACCAGTATGGAGAGGAACGATCACACccaagcagacacagacaccATCGTGATTTTGAAGCAGACATCTCACCTGAGGACCTCTTCAACATGTTCTTTGGTGGAGGCTTCCCATCAAGTAAGTATTTTGGTTTTTATGTTTGGAGTAACATGTTTACATACCTCCAACCCATTTAACCCCTTCTTAACTGTGGTCTGCATAACCTGTTATGTTAATTTGAAGGGACTATGCGGGCGGTATTGCGTGTTTatcagtatcagaatcagaaatactttactgtttactgtatacCTTACAACTGACCATGGTATGAAAGTCAGCTTATtcagttcttttaaatttatttgtctACATTcgattaaattttatttatatagcgccaattcataacagaagttatctcattgcactcaTTCATGTAATGCATTTGCTAAGAGGGACTGCTTGGCAAACCAAGCCCATATCAGCCCTTATCAGCCAGGTCTATCTCACTGACTCTGGTCAGAGTCAGACCTGGCTGTCTTACTGGCTGTTCAGCCTTGaaaatctcctttttttttgactctgccttttcttttcaagcaaaaaaccACAGCCTTTATAGTGCCATTATATTATCATTAACATCTTACAAGCATGGGACTTTGAATCAGATTCACAGTTGCATGAATATAGCTGGCTAGTTGCtttgtttgcatctgtgtgaTGTTCACTGGAGTGAAAATACAGACTGCTTAGTAgttatttcctttcatttcctctatAATTACTACATCCATAATCCATTGCACTGCAGTGCAATGTAATGTATACACTATTTGGAGTGAACAGGCTAAAACCAAAGGCAATATCCTGAAAATAGATCAGTCTAACCAAATAACATGGTCTGCTTGACCGACGTTGTTAAAAACAGAACTCTGCCTGTAAACACATTTCCTAAATACTTCCTTCTCTCTGGTGGAATATGTgataatcagtgaaatcagctgccGTTAGCGATTGGATTGAAAACCTGCATACTCTTGGGCCTTGATTTCACATGACTTAGAGTTGCATGCACTACTGAGTGCCCCATtatctttattttcttaaattctTTTTAGGTAACGTGCACGTTTACAGAAATGGAAGAATGCACTTTGCACATCATAATAGGCAAGAAAGACGAGAACAACAGAGAGATGTAAGTCCTGtctttaatactttaataacACTTTAATTTTATACCAGCTGATGTACTGTATGATCTGATATGAAACAGTAatcaaatgggtttttttttctctctggacAGGGAGGTCTGGCTCTGTTTGTCCAGCTGATGCCCATCTTAATCCTCATCATTGTTTCCGCTCTCAGCCAGATGAtggtcacccagcctccctacAGCCTTAGCTACCGCCCGTAAGTGGTTTGCCACTCAGAGAGCTTTCTGAGGTTGTGTGAAAATGTCTCGACATCTGTCTCACTCTGTTATTATATCTTCTCTATACATCAGGTCAGCTGGACATATTCACAAAAGGCATACATCAAACCTGAAGGTGCTTTTCTATGTGGGAGACCGTTTCAATGAAGAATATTCTGGGAATAACCTGAAGAATGTTGAGAGAAGTGTAGAAGAAGACTACATCTCCAACCTCAGAAACAACTGTTGGAAGGAGAAGCAGCAGAGTAAGTTCACAGCAGGGCTGCAcccaacaattattttaattatcgattcatctgccagttattttctcgattaatcagttaatcgtctataaaatgtcagaaaatagagaaaaatgcacatcacaatTTTACAGAGcccaacagtcccaaacccaaagatattcagtttactatcataaaagactaagaaaaccagcaaatattcacatttgtaaGGCTGGAACAAGTgaattatttagcttttttgctTCAAAACTGACTTAAATGATGAATCAGttactgattaattttctgttgattaattaactaatcatttcagctctattttACAGTACTGCAACTCTACAGTATACCACCTAGATTTCAgctgattttcttttctaaGTTTGGTGTGTTCCAAGTTCATTGTTAACATGAAATAACACTTCTTAAGTTCATTGCAACAGCTTCCAACACTTGAATTGTGTGATTTCATATTTATAGAGTAGTTGATTGAGACATAGCGTGCTGACATACTCTCCTCTTGTACTTTCAGAGGAAGGCTTACTGTATCGTGCTCGTTACTTTGGGGATTCTGAGTTGTACCAAAGGGCACAGAGAATGGGGACTCCCAGCTGCTCCAGACTATCTGAGATTCAGGTTATGCTGGATGGCTAGAAATCACTTGCACACATACGGGTAAGTTGCCACATCACAGTGACATTACAGTATAATTGCTGATGGATACAGTACATGAACTGCAAAGACTCCcgtgttttgcatgttttatcccACTGtctacagaacacacacactcttcattaCAGCTGACAGTTTTCCAAAGCCAATGCcatttatttgaattaaaatacTTTGCCTCCAATATTCAGTCCATTACAGCCAGCAGTTAGTCagctttatttttgtctgttaacTTATTCACACATGTTAATGCGGTTGCAAGCAGGGACTGACACCTGATATTAAAGAGTCAGCTGTGTTGTCTCAGATGTCTGTGTTTCCCACAAGCACTTCACTGCACCAACAAGAAGAGTTTTTAAAACAGGCCCCGATCACAATTGCATTACCATGTGCTGACGGAACTTACCAATTGACCAATAAAAAGGCATCAATAAAGGCATCCATCACAGTGACCCATCGTGAGCAAGggtcaagtctctgcaagtttgTTTTAATACTGAAATGATCAAAAACCTATGGCTGCCTGGATGGTaggaaattcattttaaaaaacatggctgtttgtgtatgtataggaatctttaaaaaaaaaaatcctatgtAGATTAATTATCAttgattcttttgtttttcttaggTTCGTCTGTACTTGAATCTGATTAGAAGAAATCGGTCAGAGCCCACTCAAATTGGAGCATATTTCTGCAGCAAACCAAGAGAATCAAAAATGCCTTACGTGTAGTGGGCAGCAGACCTCATCAGGGAACCTCTCTGCAACTTGGTGTAGATTGACTTCCTGTAGAACTGTGAGAGGCTTTGAGTTGACTGCTGACATTTTCTTACTCTAGTGTCTTCAGGAGTCCGCTTGGCGTCACGGTGGAAAGTAAGAGTATAGATGTGTATCTGAACGGTAAACAAAGCTGCTAGATAAGCCTTCTCTGTCCcagtctttttgttttccttttaacattttgagaaaccTCATGGCCTTCTCAAAGACAGATGTCTGAGCCACTCACAAGGAAAGTGTGTAATTTTTATAGTTATTACCAATGTAAATATTCATCTTACTTTTAACAGTGCAGGGTTATTGGAGTTATTATCATTTACTATAATGTTATGTGGATTTGCTTGTAGCCTGTTGGATCATAAGTATTGAAAATCATTGCACAAATGAAAGTAAaccatatttattaaattaacatACTAAGATTGTATGAAAGTTTCTTTGAATTAAATTTGTCTGATGGTTGACTGGTGCATATTTTCCTcctttaaacaagactaaaagtcgACAGCCATGCTTGCGGCTCAGCAAGGCTTTACTTAGGTACAGCggtgctttcagctaaatgctagcgtcagcatgctaacatcctcacaatgacaatgttaacatgctgatgctaagcaggtacaATGATGAAAAGTTgagggatcatcaaagtcattacaaCTCATCATGACaagccaaatttcatggtaatccaaccaatagttgttaagacatttcactcaaaaccacaaatgtgaatgtgctggtggcgctagaggaaaagttgggGGGGggtcatcaaagtcattaggattcatcctctgggaatgtctgtacaaaattttatgtaAGTCCTtataatagttgttgagatatttcagtctggaccaacagaccaacattgccatacCTAAAGCCACACAGCTAGCACggctacaaacacacacacactcttgtgtACTTTTATGACAAGCCATTGATTGCTTACAAGATAGAAGGAAACTTTCACAgcaaattaatagaaaatgatttatttgttcatgttcaagtcgttaaaaatacaaaacacacacgtttCAGGTAATATTTGACTATCAAATACATAAGCCAATCCCGTAAGAGTGGGACTTTACATTCACAGGAAAGAAACTGACCCATGTTCAAACATGAGTCTTCCCCATTGAGTCACCTGCAACCAGGTGAGTAGCTGCAGTGAGACATAAGTTGGTTCCAGGGAAACCCTGATACACAAGAAATACACCAACAAACAGACAGGTACGCAGTATTTCAGGACCATCTTGTCAGTGCCATTTGACGTGTTGGAGCCATAAGTTATTgtctaaaaaaagacaatgtttaACCTAGCAGGCTCTTTTCACAGTACATGAATTCAGTTTATCAGGGGCAGGAGAGCTTGGTCAGCAGCACTCCTCAATCAGCAGCTCCCCTGAACAATAAAGTTTTCTCTTGATGGCCCTGAAGCTCGTACTCAGCCTCAGAGTGTTTTGGTGCCTTGTAAAGGTCTGTGGTGACTTGCTACCATTGAAGAGCTTCTGAACCTTTGGCCACAGTCCACTGGACTCGAGCCTCAGCACCAGGGTCACATGAAAGGTCGGGACCAAGGTCGCATCCACTGCTATTTGGTCCACAGAACATAGTGAGTCCTGGTCCCCCCTGTCCACACAGAGGTCAATGAGTGCTCCCCTGAGGCCGCAAGGCTCGCTGACAGCCAGGTGGAGCAGCTCTTGGCTGATATTGTGCAGTAGGCAGTCAGGTAAGATGAGTTTGGAGCAGCCCAGGATGTGCGATGCATTGTTGAGACTTTGTGTCACAGTTGCTACAACCTCTGTAGCCAAGGTTTCCTCCAGGGGATAACAGAGGAAACTGCTGTCTTCTGACAGGGACATGTCTGCCACAGATCCTAAAACGAAAGAATACAAGTTAAGGTCTTGTCTGGTAGCGCAGGACTCACTCTAAAGAAGGAGGTCATCAGTAAAAGCATCTGCCTCCCTTCACCCCTTTGTACTTAGTCAGTTCATGCTCTCTCTTTGTGCAAGTGCaagtcaacaaaaataaaaataaaatactaattGGTTACAATGCGAAGTGACCCAACAACAAAAGACAATAGAGCCTCCTCAGACAAACGCCTCACCAGTTTCACTCCTGCTGCACTGATGATCTGCCGGGACCTTCTGGTTGATCCCCTTCAGCTCAGTCAGCCTCTGCAGCAGACTGCCCCAGGACAGCCGCTTTGAATCCCTGTCCTCCGCTGGAGACGGGGGATAGCTGCCGTCCAGAGAGTGATTGCAAGAAAAAGACAtctttacaaacaaacaaaaaaatctgattgtaaaaaaaaaaaaagaagaagaagtgcaATGGTATCCTCAGTGAGTAGGTCCTCCCCCTCCTGAGCCAGACCAGCTGGAAAACACACTCTGCAACAATGGAACAAAGCATTAAATACTCAATCCT
This region of Siniperca chuatsi isolate FFG_IHB_CAS linkage group LG11, ASM2008510v1, whole genome shotgun sequence genomic DNA includes:
- the dnajb12a gene encoding dnaJ homolog subfamily B member 12a — translated: MDSNKDEAERCIKIALIAVSNNQPDKARKFLEKAQRLFPTDQAKNLLESLAQNGKPPDENGSPVNGDGPTMRHRSHGEEADKSAKGTTDSAKPYTAEQLDAVRKIKSCKDYYQILGVEKTASEEDLKKAYRKLALKFHPDKNHAPGATEAFKAIGNAYALLSNAEKRRQYDQYGEERSHPSRHRHHRDFEADISPEDLFNMFFGGGFPSSNVHVYRNGRMHFAHHNRQERREQQRDGGLALFVQLMPILILIIVSALSQMMVTQPPYSLSYRPSAGHIHKRHTSNLKVLFYVGDRFNEEYSGNNLKNVERSVEEDYISNLRNNCWKEKQQKEGLLYRARYFGDSELYQRAQRMGTPSCSRLSEIQVMLDG
- the LOC122884781 gene encoding DNA damage-inducible transcript 4 protein-like — protein: MSFSCNHSLDGSYPPSPAEDRDSKRLSWGSLLQRLTELKGINQKVPADHQCSRSETGSVADMSLSEDSSFLCYPLEETLATEVVATVTQSLNNASHILGCSKLILPDCLLHNISQELLHLAVSEPCGLRGALIDLCVDRGDQDSLCSVDQIAVDATLVPTFHVTLVLRLESSGLWPKVQKLFNGSKSPQTFTRHQNTLRLSTSFRAIKRKLYCSGELLIEECC